The Plasmodium coatneyi strain Hackeri chromosome 11, complete sequence DNA segment GGGGGTAGTTCATAGAAGGGGTAAGCATTAAAACGTACAAGTGGGTGGTAGGTCTATGTATCCTCCTGTACACACGTAGGCGCGTGTGCTATGTATGCAAATGTAGGCTCGCCCATGTATGTGCGCATGCTCTGCATAATTACATGGGTTCTTAAACGGACAAACGACTGTCTCTGTAACTGCCAACGGAAAGGTGCCAGGTGCATGCTCTCATGAACATATGACTGCATATAcacaaaagagggggaaaagccAAATACACGTTAAAACGATCTGGCGAAGTCTCTATGATGGTACTTTCTTTTGTCATGCTTTTGGGCAAATTGGCAGAACGCTATACTTATTTTCATGGCCTTTTTATCtagcgcctttttttttttttttttttttttttttttccaaaacatTCCTGTTaggcaattaaaaaaaataattttttcgtttctctttttatttttcaatttttgttcgtttcgttcctttttaattttttcccttgtgtTCGTTCGTTATCCCTCTTGTTttgtttgcaattttttcttccccttcgtcgTTCGTTTTGCGTTTTTCgcgtttttccttctttgtttCCCCCGTTCTTTTAGCCTCCCCTATATAACCCCCTCCGTTCATCGTTTTACGCTGTTCCCAGCTGTTTGCGCCCAATTTTTAAGTGCGTATTTTTCCTGGGCGCGTCGGCTTTGGCTACTACAAAGATATATCTCCCGTGTTTCCCTTCACTTCATTGATGAATTaagatttttttccatttatataAATGCTGCTCCTGGGCGAGCGTTTACTTCGTGGAGAATTCCatgggaaattaaaaaagtaattaATTATGCGAATGCGTTTGCGGGGGGTATTGTACAGAATTTGAGAGAGTTTACATAGGGGGGCATGTGAACATGTGAagatatacacatgcacgtGTGGATAAGCATAGGCGCATGTAGCACGTGTGGATAAACGTATGCGCCTAGCAGCTACTGCCTTGTGTGCATAGCTTCTGAAGAGCCGACCCCCAGATGGGTTGCAAGTGCAGGCAGTGATTTTGCCAAGTTTGACAGAGGATAGGCACAGTAGAACTTTTTGTCAAGTTGTTATTGTTTTACCCCGTTGGATAGATTTATGTCCTTTTTGTGTGCGTATGAAGGCACATGTAGTTTGTTCGTCCATCCCCCATCCGGCGTGTGGTAAGTGACGAGAAGAGGTGTCCGCATATCTCCCCCCATAGTGGAAAAGAATGAGCGGATTGAACAGACGTGGTAGTAAAgaggagggaggaaaaaaggaaggcgcCGCATTCAACACTTCAGGGGAGAGTAGTAGTCTGTACCAAACAAGTtcaaaggaagggaacaacaacaagtATTTGTATAATAATGCGAATTATGGAGGGTACGGCGTTTTAGGAAGCGGGTTGAGTAGCCTGCAAAATTTTGGCGCATTGAATAGTTCTCACAGTGTTTATCCAAATGGATATCAAAGTACCTACCCTGGTGGTGGTTACCAAAATATGGCTTACCAAATGGGTGGGTACCAAGGGGGTGGAAACCCAAGTGGAAGTTACGCAAACTACCAAGGTGGTAACTACCTTTACAGTAAAAATGAGAATTATTTCGAAAATTATAACAACTATGGGGATAGCGCCAGTTACAGTCATTCAAAGGATTGCGGAAACGTAGGGGGTGTAGCAAAAGGAAGTAACAATAGTGGTAGCGCGAAAGAAGTACCTGAAGAGGAGGCGaaatatgggaaaaataaggaCCCACTATCCAGTAACGTAAATAACGACGATAAGTACGTAGAAATGTACATTAACAAGGTGAAGGAGATATACTACTTTCACGTGTTTTACCATTACCTAAAGTTGGGGTACCCAGAGAAGGAGGCCTCCATGGAATCGAAGAAGTATATTTTCATAACATTGAGTAGGTATTTTCTGTTAGTCAAAAACGCCATTTTATCATCACCAGAGTCGATAAAGCAGATAAATAATTGTGTGTGTTCAAATTTGTCCTACTACCAACAGCAGACAAATTTGCAAGAATTTTTACTCAATCAGCAGGTCAATTTGCAGGGCATGAATTTAGGGTCGTTAAATATAGGGAATATAAATTTGCCTTTAAGTGACCATGAAAAGTTGGGCGATTTGTCCAAAGTTAACTCTGGTGAGGTTGGTCCGGGGGAACTCCATAAGGGGGGTTCACCACAAGGGAGTAGCTCGACTGACATGCAAGGTGGAGGTAACCCAAACAACAATgtttacaattttaaagcggaaaaaattaacaatatGATAGACTCTAtcgaagaaatgaaaaaattgaacaaaaataaaaaagtgaataagTACAGTTTTGATGAACAGACGAGTGGGGCAGGGGAAGAAGACAATAACGGGATAATTCACGCtggtaaaaatggcaaggattattcctttaataataatgaggaggcgaaaaagaaaataagcTTTACCTTAAACAGGTCGAAGAATAAATTGTTTCAAATGTATAACCGGGTTGGGAATGACCCTGGTAGGAGGAATGCCAATGAGGAGGTCGACATGGGTAGTAGACATTTGGGTGATGAAGGTAGGAACAACGGTTCGAAGGTGCAGGTTGGTGTGTATTCCTCCAGTGGAGTTATAACGCAGGATAAAAGTCACCTCACAGGGAACAACTTTGCTAATATGTTCCCTTATGATCAGCAGGGTCGTCGTAATGAGGGTAGTGGCCCATTGGGTGGTGGTGCCATGCCCACTAGTGGAAATGACGTTACGGAGGGAGTTCAAATGAGGCAGGGTCCAGGGAAGAATGACGCACACGGTAGATTTGGCCACGACCTGGTTGGCAGTTACTCAGGTGGAGACGAACCAACAGGAAGCAACAACGATTATTACAACAGTCAATCGGTGAAGGAGAACGATGAAGGTGTATTGAACAATAAGTACAAAATGAATGGTGCATCCGGTTTTAGCAGCGTGAGCGGTATGCTGCATGGGAGGGACATTAACGGGAATGATCAGAAGGGATATGACAATGTTAGTTACCCCCCGTATGGCAGAGAGGGTAATTCTCATTTGTTCCCAAATGGGATGAATGTGAAAGGCAATTATGAGGCTAGTAGTAATCTCCTTGGCCGAATGGGTCATcgaggaggggaaggaaaagagcaGTTCGCGCCAAACGGTAAGCAGAGGTATGACGTGAACGATACAAATCGTGTGACAAATCAGAGCGTAAGGAAAGACATAAGTGGGAAATATAGAATGCAGAAGGATGGCACTATGGACGGTGACGACATGAACAGGGGTAATCGGGCTACCTACAACGATGGGGACTACGAGGGGGATAACCTGGGCAGTGGCCTTTATAGCAGCGCTAGTAGCAGGTACCCCCAGGGTGTGAAAAGTCACAAGGCAACCCTGGAGGAGGACCCCCCTGATGAGGTGAAAAAGTGTGACACctttaaaatgtatataaataacataCAGGAGGAGTTTAAGGAGGAATGCAAGAACGCCGAGTTTGCGAAGATCCTGAGGGAGTTCACAAGCAGACTAATGACATGGAACCGGAAGAGAGGGACGAACACGAGGTTCTGGAGGTTCAACGTGATGCCAACGAAGGaggatattttttccatggaCATTCTCTTTTTCACGCGCAGAAGTAATTTTCTCATCCGTTTTACACGTACATTTGCCCGTTAATATGTGCGTGTATAACTGGGGAGTGAATCTCCATGGGGGCAATGGCTAGACCCCGTGATGTATGCCCTTCCCACGTTTTACTGTTCCATGTTTACTGTTACATGTTTACTGTTACATGTTTGCTGTTACAATTACCCCCTCTGTAGAAGCGAAAAAGCGATACGCGATGAACGATGAGGACAACGACATGGAGTATGGCATCACTTTCAGtgacaagaagaagaagttaagTGCAGAGGAAATCGAAAGTAGGGATAGGAGATTGGAAAAGTATGGTGATGTCaccaaagggaggaagaacgAACAGTTGGACAATTCCTTTCACATCGATTACAACGGATCGTACGAAATGGATCAGAGTGATTACAACACGTTGGAAAAGTTACTTGATAAGTACAACTTTTCCAGTTGTTATAAGAATAAGAATTTCGTGGGGTTGTGTAAAAGCATTcagaaatttttcttcagaTTGACGTCCCTCCCGGAGCGGAAAAATGTAACTACGTGGTTGTGAAGGCGCATCGTAGATTTGGTCGCACGTTGCATAATGTGTGTATCTGTTATGTTATAATGTAGCATGTTATAGTGTGGTATATTTTGCTGTGTTTTGTTTGGCACCTTCCCGCAGGTGAGGAGCTTCTCCGTAATCAAGTGCACCTACGCGTATGTGCTGCACAAGTACAACCAGGACAGGAACTACAAATACATCAACGAGCAGTTCAGGTCCATGCGGCAAGACATGAATATCCAGAACATTTTCCATGACGACGTGATTAATATATACGAGACGAACATCCGTATTTGTATCGTGAACAACGACCTCTTCCAGTTCCTGCAGTGCATCAATAAGCTGTTCGAGTTGTACCAGCGGCTGAATATAAAGAAGTCGAAGGTAGGGGGAGGGGCGTTCCCGTTCGTTGCATCGTTGGCCCGATCAACGGTATATGTGTCTATACAGTGCAAATGTGTCTGTACATTGCAAATGCTTGGATTCACGTGActgttttcccccccccatGTTTAGGTCGAATTCCTCTGCTACAAACTCATCTACCTGACCCTCCAGAACATGCATCAGGAGTTCCTCGTGGAATACCTAACGCTCAGCGACGAGGAAAAGAACCACGAAAACGTGCAGCTCTGTTACTACCTAAACGAGTGCATCAAGAATAAGATGTATTTAGTAAACGTTAACATGGTGTCTCCCTTAGACGACGAGGTCAACCATTTGTATATTTACAAGAGGGTATTTATAAACGATCATGTTTTAACTTATCTGCCTAATCTCATGGGGTTAAGCGAAAATAGAGACCTTAACGTGAACATGGAT contains these protein-coding regions:
- a CDS encoding SAC3/GNAP family-related protein encodes the protein MSGLNRRGSKEEGGKKEGAAFNTSGESSSLYQTSSKEGNNNKYLYNNANYGGYGVLGSGLSSLQNFGALNSSHSVYPNGYQSTYPGGGYQNMAYQMGGYQGGGNPSGSYANYQGGNYLYSKNENYFENYNNYGDSASYSHSKDCGNVGGVAKGSNNSGSAKEVPEEEAKYGKNKDPLSSNVNNDDKYVEMYINKVKEIYYFHVFYHYLKLGYPEKEASMESKKYIFITLSRYFLLVKNAILSSPESIKQINNCVCSNLSYYQQQTNLQEFLLNQQVNLQGMNLGSLNIGNINLPLSDHEKLGDLSKVNSGEVGPGELHKGGSPQGSSSTDMQGGGNPNNNVYNFKAEKINNMIDSIEEMKKLNKNKKVNKYSFDEQTSGAGEEDNNGIIHAGKNGKDYSFNNNEEAKKKISFTLNRSKNKLFQMYNRVGNDPGRRNANEEVDMGSRHLGDEGRNNGSKVQVGVYSSSGVITQDKSHLTGNNFANMFPYDQQGRRNEGSGPLGGGAMPTSGNDVTEGVQMRQGPGKNDAHGRFGHDLVGSYSGGDEPTGSNNDYYNSQSVKENDEGVLNNKYKMNGASGFSSVSGMLHGRDINGNDQKGYDNVSYPPYGREGNSHLFPNGMNVKGNYEASSNLLGRMGHRGGEGKEQFAPNGKQRYDVNDTNRVTNQSVRKDISGKYRMQKDGTMDGDDMNRGNRATYNDGDYEGDNLGSGLYSSASSRYPQGVKSHKATLEEDPPDEVKKCDTFKMYINNIQEEFKEECKNAEFAKILREFTSRLMTWNRKRGTNTRFWRFNVMPTKEDIFSMDILFFTRRKAKKRYAMNDEDNDMEYGITFSDKKKKLSAEEIESRDRRLEKYGDVTKGRKNEQLDNSFHIDYNGSYEMDQSDYNTLEKLLDKYNFSSCYKNKNFVGLCKSIQKFFFRLTSLPERKNVRSFSVIKCTYAYVLHKYNQDRNYKYINEQFRSMRQDMNIQNIFHDDVINIYETNIRICIVNNDLFQFLQCINKLFELYQRLNIKKSKVEFLCYKLIYLTLQNMHQEFLVEYLTLSDEEKNHENVQLCYYLNECIKNKMYLVNVNMVSPLDDEVNHLYIYKRVFINDHVLTYLPNLMGLSENRDLNVNMDLLTEFVKEHSEVKTEEVAECFSSGGVKKDVVRMPYLTNYLIVLFLPKYRLLALINICMTSIKVGLSTLTRLLNFENDETCLSFLEEVNTIMKNNEVISKPSLDNLMKSPLLKNKYINHIRLSIKLSAARPKKVWQISGRQSGLSLIPPVFKFWHKRI